The genomic region ATCTAGCTACCTCGTTATAATGAGAACATCTTCCTCGTGTATCCAGTTTCCGATTCATAACAGTTCAAACTCGCAAAATCACCTCCGCTACATCTACTGGGCCTCCAGTACCGGGATGCAACGTATCAGGAACTACGGAGACCTCGGCCCTGTGTTCGTCTGTGGTGAAGACAAGTTCAGACAAGTACGCTTACTGGGGTCTTCGTTGTCGTTCTGCATCCGATACATCTGAGCCTATCATCAATGTTTACTACCAGAACGTTGGTGGTGTCAATTCCTGTCTGGTTGATTACCTCCTTGCCAGGTCATGCTCCTGCTACGAAGTCTTCGCCTTTACAGAAACATGGCTAAATGACCGCACCATGTCCAGTCAAATTATCGGCCCAGATTATGCAGTGTTCCGTTGCGATCGAAGCCCCCTGAACAGCAAAAAGTCAACTGGAGGCGGAGTTTTACTTGCTGTATGTCTAGACTCCCGGCTCAGCTTATCGAAGACAGTTCCTGTGACGATTTGGAACTTCTTTGGGCCCGCATTGATCTCGGTGATCGGAAATTGTACTAATGCGTGgtgtacgtgcctcctgatcaTTTTGATGACCTGTTTTTAGTTAAGTCTTTCTCGCGGTGCCTATCCAAAGTAAGCTCAATCTGCTCATGAAGACATACCTACTTGTTATCGGTGATTTCAACATGCCTGGCTTGAAACGGTGCCATCCACTGGCGGTTTTTTGTTCCCAGATCCTATGCGCTCCTATTTTTGGGCCCCTTTCAACATCTTCCTGAACTCTTTGAGCACCGCGACTCTTCGCCAAATCAAcagctttgaaaacgaaaacggccgtaTCGACCTCTGCTTTGTTAACGAAGGCTTCAGCAATTCGACTATTGGTTTAGCTCCAGCCCCTCTCGTTAAAGTTGTTTCTCATCATCCAGCTTTATTGGTCTCACTCAATGTCACTAGAATTAACGCTCCCATAGAGGAAACCGCTCCCTTCTGCCAGGACTTCAAAAACTTCGACTCCCTCGTCCTGGATTCTATCGAATGGGAGAACAAGCTCGATATATCTAATCCCGATGCAGCCGCTGtgactttttcaaacatactgAACTACATAATCGGCCGCCATCTTCCTCAACGTAGCTTACCCTCCAACCCACGAGCTCCCTGGGTCACTAATCAACTGCGACATCTGAAGACGGCTAAAAACCCTGCTCTTCAAAACTTCAGCAAGCACAAGTCCCTCTGCACAAAGGCAGAATACCGCAAGCTTATCACGGCGTACAAAAAAAGCAGTTGGCGTTACTACCAGAACTATCTCCACCGACTACAGCGCAATTTTAAGACCAACCCGAGATGGAAGTACGTCAAAAATCCGTGCTTCCGTCCCAAATGTTTTTGAACGGCTACACAGCGAACACCGATTTTGAAATATACAATCTCTTTGCTGAGAAAGTTTCTAGCATTTTCGCAACTGGGTCCATTTCCTTAGAGCAACTGGATATGGCTGTAGGAAATATCGCACCTCTAGATTCTTCCTTAATCGGTATTCCCTTCGATGCCGCAGCCATTCTAAAGGCGACAGCaaagcttaaaaattctacGGGTCCGGAAGGGATTCCAGGCTGTATTCCCAGCTATCTTCTTGAATCGTTTCATGCAACATTTACTGACTCGCATCAGACATATTTTTTGAGCTTCGCTGGACTTCGCAATCTTTCCCTCGCTCTGGGAAGAAGCTTAGATGTTTCCTGTTCACAAAAAAGGAGATAAGAGAGATGTgaacaactaccgcggaatatCAGCTCTGTGTTCGATAGCCAAACTGTACGAATTGGTTGTTCTGGATCCGAttttcttagcttagcttagcttagcttgattgactactcacatccaccttgaatcattgaacccgaaatgctcctTAAGATGTCTGGATGAAGAATTTATAAGTATTTTAGTATACTCTGTGATTGATttcttaatttggtttaaatacaAGTCAATACAATTCGGATTCCAAgttcgcaggcgtggctcagtagaacaagttccacatcgccaatggttgctactccgtgattgaccgaggccatcaattttgctcagaggtcaaatgaacggaacctgggattggctacacattcacaatgcacaaaactgatgctctctctttaaacatcagtaacggcgccggccacgtcctagtagtcaattgataggatagaaaaaatgagaaagggataaaagaacaactttgtgcttaaggaccgaggtcacctctgcatccttgcaaaaaaaaaacttgtaggGAATGTGGGGAAAAGGAAGTAataaggaaacacttttgactagtgttatgctGATAGTTTTTTCTCCTGaaatataatttatatttattaaaacattttaacgatgtaagaaacaacatttttgaaaggtgATAATGACTAAAACACATTAGAAGTCAATCTATCAActtgatttccattttcataTCTCTAATAGTTGTTGCTCAATTATATGGAAAGttctaaatcatatttttgtaggaatttaaaaaaccaataaaaatgtaaaagttgaaatattttggaaaaaaaatttcgaaaaaaaattgtaataactAAAGAATAGAACCATATTGAAGAAAACAAGTCCAAATAGAACGTTTTACGTGGTTTTACCACTTTTTCAAGAGAAATGGAGAGAATGTGATCACATGTAAAAACATTAAatgttgattattttaaaccatttcatttgaattttgaaattcaggTAACGACTTTCCGCATTTGGTCAGAAACATTAGGATTTAACGTGTTCCCTGTTTATGATTTTATCATGACGAAAATGATTATTGATGagtcttcaaaattttgaacatttgaataaggaaaaatttaaGAGCAATGTAGAAATCCAAATGAAGTTATTTAATAAGTCAATCCAAACATTGAAAAGaaccaattttgttgaaaatataatttaaataacgattggtttgaaaacattgaaaattattttatcaaaataaggttgttctggatccgattttcttgtCTTCAAAGCAATACTTTTCCAACGATAAGCACGGATTTTTGCTGAAACGATCCACAACAAAAAATTTGCTGACTTTTACATCATTCGTGCAAGATATCTCCACCATGAAGTCCCAAATTGACGGCAtctcaacgatctgggcgttatcctagaccatcggctggagtttaagaaACATACGAATTACATCGTTGGTAAAGTACCCAGAAGtcttggcttcttatttcgCGTAACAAAGGAGTTTTAAGATGTGTATTGCCTAAAAAGCCagtattgcagcatagttcgctCAATTCTCGAATATACGTTGGCAGTTTTGTGCCCAATTTACCAGAAGCTATCCAGCGACGCTTCATGcagtattagactgagtcgattaggggtcatttttgaatttcttaaaccctggggtctaaaacgCTTCGTATTGgtacaaaactcatccatgattttctgcagaatttttgagtaacgtaTTCGTATTGgtacaaaactcatccatgatttttagcagaatttttgagtaacgtttacatgagtaaatttgaacttttaggtttgtatgggaaaattgaatattttgtacagaaaaatcaacatcatttttgtttcttctgtggaaccgagccagctgatggtttttgcgCCAATTTATTAAAgtcttaaaggaaattttccgctgaacaactttgttgaagatatcaacttcatatcttattaggcaaaaaagttattagctctttaacaggggtatgtcatttcgcattgataaacattaaattcaatttacatcactgctggagcctcgcgaagtactgcatgaaaagtagtcatgcaataccacgctaggcacccagcagtgatgtcaagtGAATTTATCGTTTaccaatgcgaaaagacataccgctgtttaacagctaataacttttttgccaaacaagatacgaagttaaggtcttcaacaaagttgttcagcgaaaaatttcctttaggaatttgataaattggcgcaaaaaccatcagctggctcggttccacagaagaaacaaaaatgatgttgatttttcagtacaaaattttcaattttcccgtacaaacctaaaatttcaaatttactcatgtaaacgttactcaaaaattctgcaaaaaatcatggatgagttttgtaccaatacgaagctttttagaccccagggtttgagaaattcaaaactgacctcaaatcgactcagtctaatgcagtATGCCCTGCGACACTTGAACTGGTTAGATCCATTTTGTTTACTCAGTTACGAAAACCGTTGCCACCTAATTGATTTAGACACGCTTCAAATTCGTCGAAACGCTGCACGTGATTTAGTCGTAGCGAAAGAATCCGAGGAGTATTTATTTGTGTAGACTGACGTTTTCTttgggaatcatccgagtcgtagccTTATGTCCCGGGCGTGTGTTATTTCAGTCACGGGCTCTGGATAACCGACACTCGATCGTGGAACCACGGCTCTTGAGTCATTACAAAGAGAGGTGACGGCAAACCTTGAGCCGTTTGAGAAGAAGTCATTTCTCGTTTTTGTGCAGGAGGTGGTTAAGCGCATGATTATTCTCTGGAACGCACTATCGTGAGTATTATCTCTCCCGTTCAAGCAGtgttttaccgttttttttggGAGGGATCAAGGAGAGATGCCCTGCCTTAGGAACATTTTGTGGCGTACCGTTAGTTGGCCTATTGCACTCATAAATATACTAAGAGTAGCAAATTCGGTTTCCGCGGTCACCCGCTGGaccttgaaattcaaaatgcaaaaaaaaatttacctctTGGTAGAACTCCACAGTTTTCTAACGCATGATATTTCGTTCTTTACACACAGCCCTACCCATCTAAAGAGattacttacaaaaaaaaactaaaataacaatacTATTTAGAGTAAAGACAACTCACCAAATGGATCCTCCTGAGGCACGGTTTCAAATCCGATGAAAGCTCTTGCTGGCTGGACTGTTCCAGCTGCTCACATAGCATCACTCCTTCGTACGTTAGGTAGCTCACAATGTTGAAGGACAGTACGTTGTTTATATGCTCCATATCCAGCTCAAGCTGGGTAGCAAACTTCAAAAAGTACGTAACCAACCAGAAAAAGTGTGATGTATCGATCTGCACTCCCTGCTGTGTACAGTTGAGGTTGCAGGTTCAAgtcaggaaaaattaaaaaaataataataaaaacttagcaaaataaacaaaattctaataattttttcaacataccAGGTCCGATAACAATTGTGCGTGAAGCTCTTGAACTAGATGGCCGTAGCCTTTGAGCAAAAAATCAACGGTGAACTCCTTCAGTAAGTTGGAAATGTCATCGTCCGTGGGGACGTGATGCATCAATCCTTTCATGTTGATACTAGaggcaaaattaaaatggtTTGGAAATTTCTATCTCAAGTTGGATTATTCTGTGAAAAATTCTCTTGATCTCTTACGCAAACGAAGGAACTTTTGATAGAATAATCTTCACTTGAAATGATCGAATCATACATGTTACTTTTGCTTCGTTTGACCAACTTCTTGCGACGGAGTTCTTTCTTTTCCTGAATCGACACTGGGTTACGTTGTTTTTTGGCGGCGTTCAATCGCTGTTTCTGATTTGGTGGAGGCTTCTGATGCACTGGCTTGCGGTTCGGTCCGTCATCTTCGTTACTGGACGTTGAAATGGATTCTTTCTCAGCTTGAGTTCCGTAGCCACAGTCCGAGGTTTCCGAGAGGGACACTTGATTTTTAACCTTCATTTCCTGAGCTTGTGTTTGCGAGTCAGGGTTGGAAACTTTCGGAACAATTACTTTTTTGGTGGCTTCAAATGTGTCGGATTTCGAAGAGTTCAAGCATGATCCTCCAGAGGAAGTCGGAGATCCCAATTCAACCGATGGCGACTTTTGATTAGGGGGCATCTGCAACGGCGAGTAAAAGTTGTGTAATTTGCTGAAAGTACTAACAGTTACTGTAGGGGTTTTGACTTCTTGGTTGTTTTCGGTGGTCGGCGATCGGAGACTTTGTGCCGAATCCGAACTGCTGGGGCTCCAGGCCGCGGGGCCACTTGCTTcggagtttttcaaattttgatacaTCTGGTACGTTTTGGCGGCCCGCGcctggataattttggaaggaAACTCTCCCTTCCTGCTATCGGGCTCCGCTTCATCGCTGTCTTTATTTGAGGATGGCGCTTTGCCACTTCCTAGTGGGGTAATGGGGTTAGAGTAAACTGCTATGATGTGCTCGCATCGGACCGCCacaacaaaaagaaatattcaaaatatatgGAAAGTATAAATTAGAAATAATGAACATATATTTCATGTTTCATATTATTCTAAGCTTATGCACATCTAATGGATCAGAGGAACATACCATATTGTTTAgtacttttttttcctgaaatcaATGGCATGAGATGAGTTATATAGTTCACTAAACTATTGAAACTACCATAAATTCCTATCAACAGCAATACATGGTAAACATACATCGtgataatgtttaaaatttataactttaaTTCAGTATTGTTAGAAGCATTTCAGTTTGCTCATCCAAAAGATCAAATTGGTCGATATTCAAATTTACTTCACATCTTATCCGTCaatcacattaaaaataaaattaaattctactcgctcatttttaccatctttcatttcttcttactCTCATCCGtccataaaatttcataattttgaaatgtttttactaaaaaggacatcatttTAACCGAT from Uranotaenia lowii strain MFRU-FL unplaced genomic scaffold, ASM2978415v1 HiC_scaffold_1226, whole genome shotgun sequence harbors:
- the LOC129759220 gene encoding protein timeless-like — encoded protein: MYQNLKNSEASGPAAWSPSSSDSAQSLRSPTTENNQEMPPNQKSPSVELGSPTSSGGSCLNSSKSDTFEATKKVIVPKVSNPDSQTQAQEMKVKNQVSLSETSDCGYGTQAEKESISTSSNEDDGPNRKPVHQKPPPNQKQRLNAAKKQRNPVSIQEKKELRRKKLVKRSKSNIINMKGLMHHVPTDDDISNLLKEFTVDFLLKGYGHLVQELHAQLLSDLQGVQIDTSHFFWLVTYFLKFATQLELDMEHINNVLSFNIVSYLTYEGVMLCEQLEQSSQQELSSDLKPCLRRIHLPMV